One segment of Acropora muricata isolate sample 2 chromosome 8, ASM3666990v1, whole genome shotgun sequence DNA contains the following:
- the LOC136926542 gene encoding polycystin-1-like protein 2, which produces MAINRFWWVSAFQGLTFLIQELFVDGGCFHHAIGVEDKIKIPDNQMTASTHYSFRYYPYYGRLHGTRGDGWGAKTAKSLTDWLQVDFGRTALVCAVATQGDINGNEWVKNFSLSFSSDEASWVYSEDSHGNKKVFTRMGTYNYVDQQTLPVPISARFIRFHPITQNYWNNFRVEVYEEIDECATNGHDCHAKANCSNSVGSFHCICQTGYTGDGKHCSEINECTTNAHNCDLQAICTNTQGSFECSCNQGFSGNGVSCSDIDECTSSSHNCDTSLATCNNTFGSFGCTCILGYTGNGITCSDIDECETKTHNCHGVAYCYNNDGSFTCSCRTGYTGDGWSCDSMGDFSVSIWNISKDKYHATPVKRSIKSTQAAVIEGLPVGVTVLESVLEWRLVSEAELETSDTAEGTIVSQGTAEWIINKRSIPAGIYQVKFTASIKVGDPSSPVTLNAFDYGFIKSVAGPLRAVIDGGSSVRWGSTESVAVDGALSYDADIGPGTHTGVTFTWSCSDSADNKSMSYDCFGAFAKPNNNDTTVTVDTTKLMVGNTYVLRLTVTKDERLSFAEMSFEIAAGDIPQVTLRCFVDCGSTVSASNKFRVTSECPNSACNGSVYQWHLEKLEEETATWMNVPILPNMTSTGVTAKNMIIKQKALPSSTKFRLSLFVTSLAGSEGLGVLEFETAGKPYGGDCSASVQEGIALETEFTFECQGWEDKNTPLAYEFRVGKDTISYGNSPKSVSTVLPAEQEEDDFKLVINVYIKNSVGVAVVKVLHVKVKGSSNLDPCLTPADVVGEQLQALVVGDGNKMDGFLNKGEISQAAQLAMSVLKAANAKSSCGNEVSLLVKNVISATITERFTSIQPESLQMSRMIMAVINEASEGGGSNAAELALKMSEAATKELVNSLNDPEEPFTPEVEEAAVGVTGVLKNVLKSSSKSSQKSESSSSKGNVAKASQSLNNMSDAFLERLVPSESMFLKTNDLVVALKKVSAEDVKGLSMEEGSSKFQLPGDLGNVAADGSVNAQMTSVNFNPYTWDQSSKAIQSSVTSLELKSGKSKINVSNLHEDIVMVIPISSQSKSDANESERSDHRFLKPNKMVVHSYYAELPNIPVTMEMSIQETGVFIVELFIRLGSRPTVDSYDYNFTISFEHICELSKEQVNQTCTFKKRSVTVLPATKGRLYFGIVGHKNSTHHSRNRRSCFGHGRQKRACVGFKDPPPKTGIAKTVVPRYDPSADVNYTITITQSGCLYWSEDKDKWTSDGCKVDPGSNSTHLICRCNHLTTFGGNFIQAPNPIDFDKVFAEFGNLAESGNISVLVTICCAILIYLVVVVFARRADKRDEEKISHPKCVTISEEGSYFYDVVIGTGVWRNSGTTASVNITITGETDELRQVPLREEGDSGEFFSRGSVNGFAVITSESIGPLKSITLEHDNSGESPSWFVETVTISDRQTEEQWSFSINRWLAVEKEDGLIEATVNNRTPSTFSSEIRSRFGRKIADSHLWMSVFSKASSSTFTRVQRASCCLSVLFSAMIANAMFYNIGGKSEPAGIQVGPFKFTLRQIVVGVQSGVIIAPVNILIVFIFKSSRPKSDKMDKYDQTYPTKKLIDKVRDSGYMLPHFCVYLAWFLCCASTLTASTFTLFYSMMWGKEIAEQWLSSILVSNGQDIFVVQPTKVMIPVVVVSFLFLRTKREDSLQDAKGTEGLACEDDVDFLVDNPKERFKLSRLAMTRERTRKEVMLAGMSKEIVIHLIFVLFLAIVCYGNKNSYRYKMTTTLVTPFTQFNRVIDKHQLWNWMREQFLPNIYNQPWYNGDSNEKDMYIGNKNSILIGMPWMRQLRVRNSSCKALPHFIAECFYDYSSAVEDITALSLPGWKPLIKNTSWPQALSLCPKPWRYQTAEELNSRPITGTYNSYDGGGYVAVLGYDEETAKGVLAETLGKGWVDRRTKALILEFAVFNVNTNLLTIATYFYEVKATGSAYTTAKVDTLELYSTDSGAVMFYLICQFVFMTMVVYNLIMMLVHLCRQHVAFFTSLWNMVDFFMVVFSVLSVVFYMIRSKSVLKSIKAIQANPYEIMHFHDALEWANWENVAIAVAVFMVTVKLLNLIRFNPYVIFLFSSFRQSVGYQLSYVLFFVIIFNAFVISGKQLFGSVVLEYSSYLKAVISQFEFLLGRAVPLDDLRGEMPVLGPLFAFAYNITMSIVLMNMLVSVLNESYADARTYAEENAEVLEMARFIGERLNSMFEVKAQKGDMFKLYCDESTFGNMCRSDAEPFCLNSQSILQCSEERLRKLGSRASALSLRTQNIESDNQQEENEFEDVVVSFFNHLK; this is translated from the exons ATGGCG ATCAACCGTTTCTGGTGGGTTTCAGCTTTTCAGGGATTGACGTTTTTGATACAAGAACTTTTTGTTGATGGAG GTTGCTTTCATCATGCCATTGGTGTCGaggataaaattaaaattcctgaTAATCAGATGACAGCCTCTACCCATTATTCTTTTCGTTACTATCCATATTATGGTCGACTTCACGGTACACGAGGAGATGGCTGGGGAGCGAAAACTGCCAAAAGTCTCACCGATTGGCTACAGGTGGACTTTGGAAGGACCGCTTTGGTTTGTGCAGTGGCGACTCAGGGCGATATTAATGGAAATGAGTGGGTTAAGAACTTTTCTTTGTCGTTTTCTTCCGACGAAGCATCTTGGGTATATTCCGAGGATTCACATGGGAACAAGAAG GTATTCACCCGAATGGGTACTTATAATTATGTCGATCAACAAACACTACCTGTACCGATCTCGGCAAGGTTTATACGCTTTCACCCAATAACTCAGAACTACTGGAACAATTTCAGAGTTGAAGTCTACGAAG AAATTGATGAATGCGCAACGAATGGTCACGACTGCCATGCCAAGGCCAATTGCTCCAATTCTGTTGGATCATTTCACTGCATCTGTCAGACAGGATATACAGGAGATGGAAAACATTGTTCCG AAATAAACGAATGCACAACGAATGCTCATAACTGCGACTTGCAGGCCATTTGTACTAACACCCAAGGGTCATTTGAGTGTTCTTGCAATCAAGGTTTTTCTGGAAACGGCGTATCCTGTTCAG ATATTGACGAATGCACTTCCAGTTCTCACAACTGTGATACTTCCCTGGCAACTTGTAATAATACGTTTGGATCATTTGGTTGCACCTGCATTCTGGGCTATACGGGAAACGGGATCACATGTTCAG ACATAGATGAATGTGAAACAAAAACTCACAACTGTCACGGAGTGGCTTACTGCTATAACAATGATGGTTCCTTCACATGCAGTTGTCGGACAGGGTATACAGGCGACGGTTGGTCTTGTGATTCTATGG GGGATTTCTCCGTATCGATATGGAATATTTCAAAAGACAAATATCATGCGACTCCGGTGAAGCGGTCTATTAAGAGCACCCAAGCAGCTGTTATTGAGGGTTTACCAGTCGGTGTTACTGTGTTAGAGAGCGTCTTAGAATGGCGTCTGGTAAGTGAAGCAGAACTAGAAACTTCCGATACAGCAGAAGGAACCATAGTAAGTCAAGGGACCGCTGAATGGATCATAAATAAGAGATCGATACCCGCCGGCATTTATCAAGTGAAATTTACAGCTTCTATCAAAGTTGGTGATCCATCTTCCCCTGTGACTCTCAATGCCTTTGATTACGGCTTTATTAAAAGTGTTGCTGGTCCCCTAAGAGCTGTAATTGATGGTGGAAGCAGTGTCCGATGGGGATCTACAGAAAGTGTAGCGGTAGACGGAGCCCTGAGTTATGATGCCGACATTGGTCCCGGGACACATACTGGGGTCACTTTCACCTGGTCTTGTTCTGATTCGGCAGATAACAAATCTATGAGCTATGATTGCTTTGGTGCCTTTGCAAAGCCTAATAACAACGATACAACAGTGACTGTTGACACTACGAAACTTATGGTTGGAAATACCTATGTTCTTCGCTTAACCGTGACAAAGGATGAAAGACTCTCATTTGCTGAAATGTCCTTTGAGATAGCTGCTGGAGATATCCCTCAGGTGACACTAAG ATGCTTTGTCGATTGCGGCTCTACTGTATCTGCATCAAACAAGTTTCGGGTAACATCAGAATGTCCCAATTCTGCTTGCAATGGTTCAGTTTATCAATGGCATCTTGAGAAGCTGGAAGAAGAAACTGCTACGTGGATGAACGTTCCTATATTACCGAATATGACCTCAACTGGCGTCACAGCCAAGAACATGATTATCAAGCAAAAGGCATTACCAAGCAGTACCAAGTTTCGATTGAGTCTTTTTGTAACTTCTCTCGCTGGATCTGAAGGCCTCGGCGTTTTGGAGTTTGAGACCGCTGGAAAGCCATACGGAGGCGACTGCAGTGCATCAGTCCAGGAAGGCATAGCCCTTGAGACCGAGTTCACATTTGAATGCCAAGGATGGGAAGATAAAAACACGCCGCTTGCATATGAATTTCGAGTTGGAAAGGATACGATATCTTATGGCAATTCTCCCAAGTCTGTATCGACAGTGCTACCAGCTGAGCAGGAAGAAGATGATTTCAAGTTAGTGATCAACGTTTACATAAAAAATTCTGTTGGTGTGGCAGTTGTGAAGGTCTTGCACGTCAAG GTCAAGGGTTCGTCCAATCTTGATCCATGTCTTACACCAGCAGATGTCGTAGGTGAACAGCTCCAAGCTCTTGTAGTAGGAGATGGCAACAAGATGGACGGATTCCTCAATAAAGGCGAAATCAGCCAGGCCGCACAGCTGGCCATGTCTGTACTGAAAGCTGCTAATGCAAAGTCATCGTGCGGCAATGAAGTGAGCTTGCTTGTCAAAAATGTG ATTTCAGCCACCATCACCGAGAGGTTTACTAGTATTCAACCAGAGAGCCTGCAAATGTCTCGGATGATTATGGCGGTGATCAACGAGGCCAGTGAAGGAGGAGGATCTAACGCAGCG GAATTAGCTCTAAAGATGTCAGAAGCAGCTACAAAGGAGCTTGTGAATTCTCTTAATGATCCTGAGGAGCCGTTCACTCCTGAAGTAGAAGAGGCAGCAGTGGGTGTTACGGGAGTCCTAAAGAATGTCCTGAAGTCTTCATCGAAATCAAGTCAAAAGTCTGAATCATCCTCCTCAAAG GGAAACGTTGCAAAGGCGTCGCAGAGCTTGAACAACATGAGTGATGCCTTTCTTGAACGTTTGGTGCCATCAGAGAGCATGTTTCTAAAGACAAATGACCTGGTGGTAGCTCTTAAGAAGGTCTCTGCAGAAGATGTCAAAGGGCTTAGTATGGAGGAGGGTTCCTCAAAATTTCAACTTCCTGGCGATCTTGGAAATGTTGCTGCTGACGGCAGCGTGAATGCACAG ATGACGTCTGTCAATTTCAATCCTTACACGTGGGATCAAAGCAGCAAAGCGATCCAATCAAGTGTCACCAGTCTAGAGTTAAAAAGTGGCAAATCGAAGATCAATGTGTCAAATCTCCATGAAGATATTGTTATGGTCATTCCGATCtccagccaatcaaaaagtgACGCCAACGAAAGCGAAAGATCGGATCATCGTTTCTTGAAGCCGAATAAAATGGTAGTCCATTCTTATTATGCAGAACTACCAAATATTCCCGTAACTATGGAAATGAGTATCCAAGAAACTGGCGTCTTTATAGTCGAATTGTTTATAAGATTAGGATCAAGACCCACTGTGGACTCCTATGATTACAACTTCACCATTTCCTTTGAACATATATGTGAACTCAGTAAAGAACAAGTAAACCAGACTTGCACCTTCAAGAAAAGATCTGTTACAGTTTTACCAGCCACGAAAGGCCGACTTTACTTTGGAATAGTAGGACATAAGAACTCAACTCATCACTCGAGAAATCGAAGATCGTGTTTTGGGCATGGTCGTCAAAAACGTGCATGTGTTGGCTTTAAGGATCCACCACCTAAAACGGGAATCGCTAAGACAGTTGTTCCACGATACGATCCCTCCGCAGATGTGAATTACACAATAACTATAACTCAGTCAGGCTGCTTGTATTGGTCTGAAGATAAGGACAAGTGGACATCGGACGGGTGCAAG GTTGATCCGGGGTCTAATTCAACACACCTCATTTGTCGCTGTAATCATTTGACTACATTCGGAGGAAACTTCATTCAGGCACCAAACCCAATTGACTTTGACAAAGTTTTTGCTGAATTTGGTAACCTTGCTGAATCCGGCAATATTTCAGTGCTTGTGACAATTTGCTGTGCGATCCTCATTTACTTGGTTGTGGTTGTCTTTGCCAGAAGAGCGGACAAAAGAGATGAAGAAAAG ATCTCTCATCCAAAGTGTGTGACCATCTCTGAAGAGGGAAGCTATTTCTACGACGTGGTCATTGGCACTGGTGTGTGGAGAAACTCTGGAACTACAGCTAGTGTTAACATCACCATAACGGGAGAAACAGATGAACTTAGACAAGTCCCTCTTCGAGAAGAAGGCGATTCCGGAGAATTCTTCTCGCGAGGAAGTGTTAACGGTTTTGCTGTAATTACTAGTGAATCAATTGGACCTTTAAAAAGCATAACTTTGGAGCATGACAACTCAGGAGAAAGTCCATCCTGGTTCGTAGAAACTGTAACAATAAGTGACAGGCAGACAGAGGAACAGTGGTCATTCTCAATAAATAGATGGCTTGCAGTTGAAAAAGAAGATGGCTTGATTGAAGCCACTGTAAACAATAGGACCCCATCAACATTTTCATCTGAGATTCGCTCGCGTTTTGGAAGAAAAATTGCTGATAGTCATTTATGGATGTCAGTGTTTAGTAAAGCGAGTAGTAGTACGTTTACTCGCGTGCAAAGAGCATCGTGTTGCCTATCGGTTCTATTCAGCGCCATGATTGCTAATGCAATGTTCTACAACATTGGTGGGAAATCTGAACCAGCCGGTATCCAAGTGGGACCTTTCAAGTTCACCTTAAGACAGATCGTCGTTGGAGTGCAAAGTGGAGTAATAATTGCTCCTGTCAATATTCTCATAGTTTTCATATTCAAGTCGAGCAGACCAAAGAGCGACAAAATGGACAAGTATGACCAAACTTATCCAACTAAAAAACTGATTGATAAAGTCAGGGACAGCGGATACATGTTGCCTCACTTTTGCGTATACCTGGCCTGGTTTCTTTGTTGCGCTTCAACTTTAACAGCGTCCACGTTCACTTTGTTTTATAGCATGATGTGGGGAAAGGAGATTGCTGAGCAATGGCTCTCTTCAATTTTGGTATCAAATGGCCAAGATATTTTCGTCGTACAGCCAACGAAGGTTATGATTCCTGTCGTTGTTGTGTCGTTCCTCTTTCTTAGGACCAAAAGAGAAGATAGTTTACAAGATGCAAAGGGTACAGAGGGCCTTGCGTGCGAGGATGATGTGGATTTTTTGGTGGATAATCCGAAAGAAAGATTCAAACTATCGAGGTTAGCGATGACACGTGAAAGAACCAGAAAGGAAGTGATGTTGGCTGGCATGTCCAAGGAAATAGTGATCCATCTGATTTTTGTGCTTTTCCTTGCAATTGTTTGTTATGGAAACAAGAACAGTTATCGCTATAAAATGACAACCACGTTGGTGACTCCGTTCACACAATTTAACAGG GTTATTGACAAacaccaactgtggaattggaTGAGAGAGCAGTTTCTTCCAAACATTTACAATCAACCTTGGTATAACGGAGATTCAAATGAGAAAGATATGTACATTGGAAACAAGAATTCCATACTGATCGGAATGCCGTGGATGAGACAACTACGAGTCAGAAACA GTTCCTGTAAGGCTTTGCCGCACTTTATCGCAGAATGCTTTTACGATTACTCAAGTGCGGTCGAAGACATTACAGCTCTGAGCCTTCCAGGATGGAAGCCTCTTATCAAGAACACGTCATGGCCACAAGCTCTCAGTCTCTGTCCAAAACCCTGGCGCTACCAAACAGCTGAAGAACTGAACAGTCGCCCTATAACAGGAACTTACAATTCATATGATGGTGGTGGCTATGTTGCTGTCTTGGGATATGATGAAGAAACTGCAAAAGGAGTATTAGCCGAAACGTTGGGTAAAGGGTGGGTTGACCGAAGAACAAAAGCGTTGATATTGGAGTTTGCCGTATTTAACGTCAACACAAATCTCTTAACAATTGCCACATATTTCTACGAAGTAAAGGCAACAGGTAGTGCCTACACCACTGCAAAAGTTGATACACTGGAGTTGTACAGCACCGATTCAGGTGCTGTCATGTTTTACCTGATCTGCCAGTTCGTTTTCATGACCATGGTGGTTTACAACTTGATCATGATGTTGGTCCATCTTTGTCGACAGCATGTTGCGTTTTTCACATCACTCTGGAATATGGTCGATTTCTTTATGGTCGTTTTCTCTGTACTGTCAGTGGTGTTTTACATGATTAGATCAAAGAGCGTTTTGAAGAGCATCAAAGCCATTCAAGCCAATCCTTATGAAATAATGCATTTCCACGATGCCTTAGAATGGGCAAACTGGGAAAACGTGGCAATAGCTGTGGCAGTTTTCATGGTGACAGTTAAACTTTTGAACCTTATCCGATTTAACCCTTAtgtgatatttttgttttcttctttccgACAGTCGGTTGGATATCAACTGTcttatgttcttttttttgttatcattttcaATGCTTTTGTCATCTCCGGCAAGCAGCTTTTCGGTAGCGTGGTCCTTGAATATTCAAGTTACCTAAAGGCTGTCATATCCCAGTTTGAGTTTCTATTAGGCAGAGCTGTTCCACTTGACGATTTGCGGGGGGAAATGCCTGTTCTTGGGCCTTTGTTTGCCTTCGCGTACAACATCACCATGTCAATAGTCCTGATGAATATGCTAGTCTCTGTCCTAAATGAGTCGTACGCTGATGCTAGAACGTACGCTGAGGAAAATGCCGAGGTGTTAGAAATGGCAAGGTTCATTGGCGAACGCTTGAATTCGATGTTTGAGGTCAAAGCGCAAAAGGGTGACATGTTTAAGTTATACTGCGACGAGTCGACGTTTGGCAACATGTGCCGCTCAGATGCAGAACCTTTTTGTTTAAATTCTCAGAGCATACTTCAGTGTAGTGAAGAAAGACTAAGAAAACTCGGCAGCAGAGCATCTGCCCTCTCTCTGCGAACGCAAAACATTGAAAGTGACAATCAGCAAGAGGAAAATGAATTTGAAGACGTGGTTGTCTCTTTTTTTAACCACTTGAAATGA